In Anolis sagrei isolate rAnoSag1 chromosome 5, rAnoSag1.mat, whole genome shotgun sequence, the DNA window CTGCAATGCTTTCCCCTTCATAATACTGCTAATGAGAACTTGCTCATAAAGAATTGTCATTGTCTTCATGCATGTTTTTACTGCCTTGATAAGTGTTTATATTTGGAAACAGGTGGTTTGTAATAAACCTGCCAGCTCCTGCTAATTGAATAGGTGATATCTGAATAAATACTGATTGCCGAGTGGTGCAAGCAGATGGGAGGAAAACCAAGGTTGGGGCTTCTTGAGTCACAGCACTTTCTCaattggccacttgatggcaAGCTTGCACCAAAAAGCTTcattgggtcccccccccccaccccacacacacagaaTGCTCTTAAACTGGATCTGACTAGTATAAAAGTCAAATGTGTGGCGCCCTATGCATTGGTGCACAATTGTCTTTGATTCGTATCTCTGCCAGCCTCTCCTGCCATGGCATAACCTTGCTGCTCATATATGGGCTGAATTGTTGGACTGTTCCTCCAGATCTGTTTTGCAATCTGCTCGAATCATGGGAGAACATGCTAATTAGTTTGCAGCAAGGCCAAACAGCATGGgagtaaaaaaatgaatgaagatCTGCATTTTGTTGGTTTTCCTTTTATGCAGGCCAGCAGTTTGAATCATATTATGAAGCTATAGAGAAAATGTCCAGATTCTCCACCCCTTTCATTTCTAAATAGATTGACATCCCACTCTCCGTTAATAAAAAGCAAATGCAAATTTCAGCTTGGCATACCACAACAGGCTACTCATCTGAAACTGGGTGATGATTCAAGTAAGCCAGCCTAGCTGTAGGCTAGAAACGAACTGGACTGCCTCAGTTCTGTCCACCCCAGGGCCTTTAAGgaagcatctacaccaggcatgggcaaacgttggctctccaggtgttttggacttcaactcccagaattcctaacagcctcaggccctttccctttccccctcagccgcttaagcagctgggcCACTCTaccatttcagactacacagagaagacattgaaatccaccatcatgtggacaatttcaacagaaaggaagaaaccatgaaaatgaacaaaatctggcgaccagtattttaaaaaaccctctacaatcataacaataaataaaggaaacattcaaaagcaggggaactccagacaagaaacaatcagggacagctaatcacttttcaacaaatgattccctcaggcagtagaagccacaccttgaaaactgctatgccattaaatgctattcaaggtggccaattgaaacattcacaccttgctccaacagacaagagttttttctcccacatttcacagatatataaacccaattttcctagtttccagcaaacctcacaacctctgaggatgcctgccatagatgtaggtgaaatggagagaatgcttctggaacatggccatacagcctggaaaacacacagcaacccaatgctgtttgacatcattttaatagccatggctcaatgcaatgggattgtaggagttgtcgttttgcaaggtctttagctttttctgccaaagggttcTGGTACCTCATATAACTACAACACCCATAGAATTGAACTCCCagaattaagccatggcagttaaagtggtgtccaactgcatcagTTAtagagtgtagatgcaacctaagcCAATGTGTCTGAAAAGCTATTTAGCAAATTTAAGGAAGCATTTGCAATGCCGTGTGAGAATAGCTCGACAATCAAGATGCCATAAGCATGAGCTCAATTTCTCATCAGAACTATGGAAGGTTCAATCCAACATTAGTCCCACCTGGAGCAGACCCTCTGAACTGAAAGGGAGAATGACAGCTCATTTATGAGTCTCATGGATTCTAGTGGGCCAACTCTAAGTAAAAGCTGCATTGTATTTAATCCAGAATAAATGCTAAATCACTATTTGATGCTTGAGTTACTATAATTAAATTGAAAACAAGTATATAGCAACTATGTTTTACATAAATATCTTCCACCATggacacattaaaatatttagtAGATTGAGATCCGTTTTGAATGCATGGCATATGTGAAACCTGGAAGCCCAATTCCATTTTCAGTTCCATTATTCCTAAGCACCAACTATGCATGGCAATTTAGACTTTTACAGTATTGGTTGGTTCTGTTTGCTCAGCCAGCCAAAGCATCTAGAAGTGTTATGCATAAATATTCTTTTCCAGTCAGTACACTACAATATagtgatatcatagaatcataaagttggaagagacctcgtgggccatccagtccaaccccctgccaagaagcagaaaaattgctttcaaagcacccctcacagatggccatccagcctctgtttaaaagcctctaaagaaggagcttccaccacactctggggcagagagttccactgctgaacagttctcacactcaggaagttcttcctcatgttcaggtggaatctcctttcctgtagtttgaagccattgctctgtgtcctggactccagggcagcagaaaacaagcctgctccctcctccctatgacttcccgccacatatttatacatggccctcatcatgtctcctctcagccttctcttcttcaggctaaacatgcccagctctttaagccctcctcatagggcttgttctccagacctttgatcattttagtcaccctcctctggacacattccagcttgtcaacatctcccttcaactgtggtgcccagaactggacacagtattccaggtgtggtctgaccaaggcagaatagaggggtagcatgacttccctggatctagacactatactcctatttatgcaggccaaaaatcCATTGTAGTCAAAATCATGGGCATTGTAAAACACAATAAATTATCTTGTTCTCACAGACTTGATCCCAATGAGAATAAACCAGTTGGTCTAGTGGAAAGGTCAACATGTCTATACAGTGAGCCTCCAGTATCTGTTGAGGTCTTGTTCCAGACtctttgtggataccaaaatccaaatACCATTGTGTACAATGGCATGGTAAAATCATGTCCATTATACAAAAGgacaaaatcaagttttgcttctgctattttaaaacatattttaaagctgtggatgactgaatctgtggatacagaatcagtagatacagagggccaatGGTAGTTTAAGTGCAGAGAGTGTGAAATGCACTATTATGAGTGAgaagatatttaaaaaatattgaatatGAATTTATGTAACTATGATACATAATCAGATTTGTCAAAGCCATAGCAAATCCCAGAATAGCCATCAAAGTTTTTGGTTCAGAACTTGGTAATGATAGAACAAAGACAAATTATATTTTTGTCACTTCCGAAAATACTTACAGCTTACATGGAGAAAAAATATGTGATTAAGCAAGCATAGAAAACATGATTACAAATCACATATTTATTGCAGCTCCAGGAAATGAAAATGTTGAAATAGAACAGTCAGGATTCACAcgcctttcctttccttcgtcTTAAAGAAGCATGTCTCCAGTAAGCCTCCTAGTCTTCCATTGGCCTGTTTTTCAATGGTGTTTAGCAACGTGAttgtttttggctttgttttaaaataatacttttgTTCACTTGAGACCACCCACCAGCGACTTCTCTGAGATTAAGGCAGTCTTGTTAACATTCTCATGAAGCAAATAAAGAAAAGCAAATGACTTTGACATGTGCCACACTGCAAAATATTTCATTGCCACAGATCTAGGACAAATCTGCTGTGACAGAGTCCCAAATGAATTATGCAGATTCACAGCAATAAAAACGGATATGCTTCTGCCTGGCAGTTGCATGTGTTGTTTATGGCATAGATTACTTTTGAAGACTTAAGactgcttttttaaaagattCACTGGTAAGATTGAAGACTGAATTAGCCTATTAGAAGAGGTTGTGGTGGCTTCCATGACAGTTGTATTTGTTtataatactaatgatgtttaatgctcttttaatatttgtatatttatatgtttCAAATTgtatgttgatttttaaaaatattaagatgctttgagtctcctgcagggatAAGGcagggcataataataataataataataataataataataataataataaacattgacaaaatcatgatctgtcaactgcaaaaggccaccttacttggatctgcacgcatcattcaaaaatacatcacacagtcttagacacttgggaagtattcaacttgtgattttgtgatacaaaatccagtatatagatctcatttgctgtgacatactgtgtttttgtgtcagtaaaataataataataataataataataataataataataataatggaaaagctgacgtgatacgaggatttaaagatagaactgcaaagactctggcacaagccagtaaaggtggtcccagtggtgattggcacactaggtgcagtgcctaaagaacttggcttgcccttaaaaacatttaacactgacaaaattaccatctgtcagctgcaaaaggccactctactcggatctgcacacattatttgccaatatatcacatagtcctagactcttgggaagtgtccgacatatgATCAAATACAGaagccagtatagtgatcttgtttactgtgtactaatcttgctatttatctaataataataataataataataataataataataataataataaataaaaaaggtgTTGAAACTCTGAAGGTGTTATCTAAGGTGTTgacccctttctctttcccccaaaaaacGTCAACCCCTTCCAAAACTCTTTTAAAAGCTAAAACCTGGAATTCCTGCTGACATAGAAACCACCAGCTACTGCCAATTTCAGCCAACCTCTGGAAGCCAATATCTCTGTTGGTGAagtcacactttttaaaaatgtgggaaAGGACCTATCCCAGAATGCTATTCAAAGGGCTGAACCCTGTTGTGAAACTAGTTTTCCATCATGGCTAGCTTCTTTCACATTCAATTTAAAACCCAGAATATATTCCATGTCTCACTGACATGGAAGGCACAAGCTTGACTCTCTGGACAGCTCCTCCAGTCCTGATGCTGGTCCTGGGAGCTTGCTGTATTGGTTGATTGAGTTGAAGAACGGTCCATCAATTTAATTTGTCACAATACACAATATGATACTAGTCTGGAGATTTGCAAGAAATTAAAATGGTGGTTCTGTGACTTTGACCCCAATATCCATTGCTGTCTGCTGTCTGATCTTTGAGAAAGCTTATAGACATTGACTATACAATTCAGTATATCTGTCCGTCAGATTTTCTCTTGTGTTTAAATTTTGCAAATGTTGCTCAGTTCTGATTCAAAATCCTAAATTGAATCAAGAGAGAACTGACAAAAAACACTTTCTGGGCAGAAGATGTGGATCCTGCCAGTAAAACCGCCTATTTTCCTTAGATGAAAATGTTAATAGCATTGTTGTCATAACTGTctgagatgttgttgttgttgttgttgttgtttgtatctcactttttctctcttaaaagataTGCTTTCATACTTTTCCCCTTTCAACAATATCAGGAATTTTTGGCAGTGCCATTACACGGCTTTTACAAAACAACTATAATGATATTCACACCTAAAAAGTCTCCAagttataatatttttaaaaacaccccTACAGTATGTAGAATATTGCTTCACTATATggcaaggaaaggaggagaaatgaATCTGAGCCCCAGTGCTGAAAGCTTTCCTAGTTTTACTCCATCTTCCTTTGGAGAGGACAGGTCATGGTTtatcagaaaagaaaaatgggttcccctgacactgtggagaccaaaatccactgattgtggcaatatgaaaacaatcaaattaactaaatgtatatattacacatacacatataaaaaaacccaggactgccacattcacattaagaaGAAACACTGATCTTCTcttgaaatataaaacacagtcttggtgtgagtaaatgtcctgttctttattccatatgagtagactccagtagtcacatgaattgactccaacctacGACCGGTTTCGACTTGcaagagccttcgtcaggtgGTTGGGTTCAAATTATCACAAAAAGCTCAACTTTTAAGGTGAGCACTTCACCTAGtgtcttctggaggggtggatcaGCTAGTTTTTGTTGAGCAATATACTCTGCAAGaagttttattctgtggcgagtatccctatctattgatctactcacatttgaatgttttctaattgctaggttggcagaagctggggctaacagcaggagcttaccctgccccttggatttgaaccactgacctttcagtctgcaagttcagcagcttagcggtttaactccctgcgccaccgggggcttgagACTATTGCTAACAGAGGGTATTTTTGTTCAAAATTTTTCCTAGAAAACTTGATTTTATTAGATTACAGGCATACCATCACTAGGTGACAACCCTCTCAGGTCTAGGTCCTGAAATCTCAAGGCTAGGGATGCCTCTGACAAGACAACCAGGAGAGAGGGCATAAGGCATGCCAGATGCACAGGACTCTTTGTTTTAACGATCTCTACCTCTCCATCTGTACCAGTGCAGTTCTTAACATAGATTTTTTTCCACTTTGTTTTGGCAACGTGCCTCAGCCCTCTTTTCACTTATTAATCATCAAAGATACAACAGACATGGAAAATGAGGCAGCTTTTGGAAAGGCAAGGCAGTGACATCAATGACGCAGCCAAGTTATGCAATCAAATGTTCTCCTTGCTTAAGCAGACATGGATGAACAGTCAACAACCTCTTCTTTAACTGGCTTGTTAAGGATGATAAATCTGTCTTTTGGATACATGAGGGCTAGTCCTTGGTGCATTACAATCCTTCAGTGCTCAGTGGCCTTCTGTGGGGGAAAAATAACTGATTTATTATGCCAGTATTATCACAGTCTCTGAGCCTCAAAGGAAGTCAATAAAAGCCCTTCTGTGAACAAGTCTTGACAACAAGGCTCCATGACAGGTTGAAAGCACATCAGCAGAACAACAATTGTGTTACTTCAATCCATGAGTTTATCTGTGTTAAGTGCTGTACGAGCTAATATAAATATACTATCTTTGTGCGTATACgacatatgtgccttcaagttgcccatCAACTTAATGTgattccatgaatttcacaggggaTTCTTAGAAAAGGAATACTTGGGAATAGTTTTGATAgtatcttcctctgaaatatagcctacagcacctgggttGCATTGCCaatcttgcttagcttccatgatcagataggatctggtgcctttaggacatTTTGACTGTTACCCGACTAGAAATCTCAATGTGCTAGGCAGAGGCTGAGAAAAATGAATGGCTGTGCAGGTGtaacccatcccccccccccccccaatttgattTGGTATTCACAGAGAAACATAGACTTTGCTGATCTGTCATTGTTTACATTTCACTACCCACCCAGTGTGTGTCGCTATGTAGATCCATGTACTTTGTGAAAGTGGTACAATATTTTGCACAAATTGTTTAGAATGTACTTCATACATCTTTTTGGCTACCATCCCAAGTATGGAGTGCCTGGTTCTTGTGCCTACCTTAGCTGCAAGTGGTGTTTGGAAGTGTCCAGTTTTTCATTATTGCCTTTCTGGTGACCCCCACCCTAGTCATCTTTCTAAGCTTCAGTTAAAGCTCAGGAGAAGTTAGCATGAAGTAACACAATTGTTGTTCTGCTGATGTGCTTTCAACCTGTCATGGAGCCTTGTTGTCAAGACTTGTTCACAGAAGGGCTTTTATTGACTTCCTTTGAGGCTCAGAGACTGTGATTTGTCCAAGATCAACCCATGGAGTTTCCATACCTGGTCTTCTGCAGTCCTTGCCCAAGGATCAAGCCACACTGATTCCCAACTTCTCCAATGCATCTTAAAACCAGGAAATGCAATGAACTGGAGAAGCTATGGAGAGAAATGCAGAATCAGTTGGAAgaggacccttccatacagccctatatatcccagaatatcaaggcagaaaataccacaatatctgctttgaactgggttatctgagtcaacatcagataatgcgggattttctgccccgatattctggaatatagggctctgtggaagggcccagagacaacaaaagccatccagttcaaccccctagCCACTTAGTAGAGGTACTAAAAATCCCATTTCCTGGATTGCAAAGAGACATAATGGGATATCATCAAGAGTGTACAGGGTACATTGTACACTGATGTCCATCACATAGCCATGCACATCATCTCTGCAATGACCTCTACTAGAAGTGGATATTATGCAACGGCACAGTTCTAATTCATACAGTGTTAATTGCACCAAGGGAGATGTAAGGGCCCAACTGGATTCTGGCAAAGGAATTTTAAAGTGCCCcatgaatgaaataaaattatttcttcctttttcactgatgaaaaaaatccccaaaaccaAATTTCTGGGGAAGTGGACACCAAATTTCAACACAGCAATAGATCACAAGATATATTACTAAGAGCATTTCTAATTGTTAGCCTGGTAACTAGAATGacaaatgatagccatgtatgaataggtgaggggaagtcatagggaggagggagcaggcttgttttctgctgccctggtgactaggacgcggagcaatggcttcaaactgcaggaaaggagattccacctgaacattaggaagaacttcctaactgttagagctgttcagcagtggaacgctctatcccacagtgtggtggaggctccttctatgaggcttttaaacagaggctggatggccatctcttgggggtgctttaaatgtgattgtcctgcttcttggcaggaggttggactggatggcccatgaggtctcttccaactctatgattctataattctatgaaataggCCATAATCTTCTATGACTTTTTGGAGATTTCAGAACAGCAAGGTGgagtaagtttttaaaaagagggaacAAAGAAAAATGTCTAGAATATGTTTAGAAGATGTTCATGTTCTATTTAGAAACCTTTTGTTGAACTTTAATTGGGCAGAGGTCAACCGAGAACCAAAAGCTAGAAACAAAAGCACAGTCATCACCGAACAAAACATCTGCTATTTTCTGGATTGCTAATATATTCCTCTGGCGGGTCCTGTCTTGGATTCAGAGCACACCACAATATCTTGCTTGTAGGCTGGATCTAGTGTTGCCCGAGGGATTGAGATACGTGGTTTGGATTTTAGGTTCTGGAAAGAAAATTGGATCTTACTTCATTAATCTCAATATAagtggaaaacaaacaaacaaactcatgAACCATGTAACTAGAATAATCAACACTGGGTAACCGTGACAGGATATCAGAAACAAATTCACTCCAAAATCAGAGTGAACCAGCCATCAAGGAGAAACTAATGGCGAATGCACTGTTGCATTCACAGGTGAGAAAAGAGTGAGGAAATGTACCTTTTCACACTATACACAGTTACAGAGCTCTGATTCTACTTTAATTGGTATGGCAGAATTCCtattgaattctgggatttgcagtgtgGTGGGGACCTAGAGCTTTCTagttgagaattctaaatgcccatctccaaattgcaaatcccaggattgcataggatgTTGTCATGGTGCTTAAAGTGGAAGTAGAGTGCTATAACTGTAGTTTGAAACAGCCCAAAGAAAAGAGCTTGCTCTATGGCAGGAAAATCTGCATCCACTTCTGTTTAAAGCCGTGCCtaagaataaaatacaaacaacaaaacaagagtGAAACATAGCAATAATTGAACTTctaatggaggaggaggaggaaatctgTTTCAGAACTCCAAACTGTGACCAGCACTGTCCTGATGGATTTGAGCAAAATGAATCTACCATAAGTAGTGCTCTTGCTCATGTCCTTACTTAGTTCACACATCAGAGACTCCTGAAGGAAAATTCCCAGGAACTTTGTCTGCAGAAGATAAGGGAACTGAAATCTCATTGCTACTGCTAAATAGTGTTTTTGTATGTTGTACAGGTTTGTGTGTAAAAATAAAGACAAAGCACATGTTACAAGCTTCATTTCTTCCTTGAGGAGCCCAAAATTGGAAACAAGGGAGCTGACTAATGACAAGATATTTAGGGGCTGGAGATGTCAGGGAGATTACAAGTGTCTGATTTTTGGACTCTCAAGGTTTTTTCTCAAATGTATATCATAAATAACACAATACCCTTCCTCCTCAGAATTTAAGTGAAAGCCATTCTGTCCTGCTGTAAATAGAATTACAAAGAACTTCAATTCATGGACCTAATTTCAGTATATAAAAGATTCCACTTGGTTGAAAGCCTCCCCAAGACTCAACTTACACATTTGATTCATAGAGTATGCATGACCTGAGACTACCACGATAGTATTTTATCTGTCCCATGTTTTATATGAAGTGCGGGAAATTTACCTTTGGCTGTAGACAATTCTCATTTGCTGAAAGCAAGACGTCTTCCTCAGCACCTTCTTTATCGGGTGCTAACAAACAGGGTAGGAATAACAGAAGGATTACACACAAGAAGATGTCCGGCCACAGAACCTCATTTAGACTTAAACTAAATGCATttttgagagaatgtgactatAATGTTCTGCTGAAATTCCCAAACAAGATAATGAGACACAGCTTATTTTTCTGTGGATGTTACACTTGCAGATATTAAAATTAACAAACTTTGCTTCTTAATGGTCACTGATTTACATATTTGCTGACTTCCTGTTTGTTAACATTTCCTTTCACATTCTCTTTCTATACCACTGCAGCcatttcctattttttttctctctcctctgttagaccatgaattttattatgtacaAGTAACATGAACTAAGgctacatttatatattttacaaaTAATACTTAGCATATTGCTGTCTCTACTAGATCCTATAGGTGGGTAGGTGAGGGACTGgttgttgttcagcttctgccttgcttGACAGACTTATTACCATCCCTCATATTTCCTAATAGCTGTGTTGTGGTTGCTACAGACTGCTCATCTATCACTGTCACTGGCAACAGTGATTTGTGTAATATGGGTGGCATGGATCTGATGGATATTTTCACAGCattcttttcattcactgaatgATCCACATTTAACCATATGAAACAGAAGCACTCAACCTGACAAGAATTGACTTGCCTTTCATGATGACATCCAAAGACTGTGTGCTTTCAAAGCATTTTGTTAGCATTCTAAACATATTTTAATCTTAAATAGCCATTTTAAATAGATTTACAGTTAAatggaattttatttttttctattgtcTTGATTTTTCTACATTAATaacaaatatgtattttaatttttttaaaccttCCAAACATACACACTTCTTGCCCTCTCTTTTTTCACAATCAATATAACTATTTTACAGGACTTTTAAAAGGCTAGAGCCATCTTTAGCCAATAGCCACATCTTACCTCCCTAAAGTCAATGGAACAATTTAGACATGTCTAACTTACTGTTAATTTTGATGAGACTAAAGGCTAACATAGTCCAGATCTAAGCCAAAGTAATTTTCTTTTTAAGTTTTCATATGCCATAAATAGTAATATATTCTGTATTCTTCCCATTTCCCtgattaaaaatatttctgtCATTGTGACACATTCTTTACTCATCTATGCTTGCACATCAGAATAGCTAGAGAGCACATAACGCTGCATACCTTGAGTACTTCCTGCTTCAACACTCTGTTGTGTGACTGTGGATTTATTTGGCGGGTAGTCTTCAGGCTTGAATGGGGAAGCAAGAAAGCAGATCTCTGGCACTATATATAGCACCAGGAAAACCCATCCATTCACCACCAGAGTAACACCAATGATAGGGTCATCCCACTTGCTTGGAATAGTCTCATAAGATACGCCACTCCTCAGGAATACAGAGATCCATGTAATCCAGATGATTATGGAGAACAGCAGAGTGACAAAGACGTGTGTCCCATGCTTCTTCCACCCTTTATATGCCCCACAGAAAGTGAACATGGAAGTTACAAAAGCAAGGACCATTAGGACAACCACATAGATTGCCAGCATGACAAAGTCCTTGTTGCGTTGTTCTCTTCCCATTCTGGACAAGTCAATATTATCTCTTTCTACTGTGATGACAATGTATTTGACAGCTATGATAACTTGAACCAATGTGAATCCAAGAACACAGAGCAGCAGTGATTGTTGTGAGTAAGGGACCTTTCCTCTCACTAGTCTAATGAGGTTGAAGGCATGGGTCAG includes these proteins:
- the LOC132775364 gene encoding retinoic acid-induced protein 3-like; this encodes MATTVMAPPPPPGCGNIDPNYYFLCDICEAWGIGLATVAAAGILTSLILLLLFTVLACIVKDKNKKNMVPIQFFFIMGTLGILSLTFAFIVRLNKKTGPARFVLHGVLFALCFSCLLTHAFNLIRLVRGKVPYSQQSLLLCVLGFTLVQVIIAVKYIVITVERDNIDLSRMGREQRNKDFVMLAIYVVVLMVLAFVTSMFTFCGAYKGWKKHGTHVFVTLLFSIIIWITWISVFLRSGVSYETIPSKWDDPIIGVTLVVNGWVFLVLYIVPEICFLASPFKPEDYPPNKSTVTQQSVEAGSTQAPDKEGAEEDVLLSANENCLQPKNLKSKPRISIPRATLDPAYKQDIVVCSESKTGPARGIY